TATGAGGAAGCGCTATGGAAAGCCCGGTTCGCCCAGATGACGCAACCAGCGACACCACCAGTGACGCCATCAAGGGTGATCCCGCTTTCCGCCTGATCGAAACGCTGGGCTGGCACCCGGGCGAAGGCGGGCGGCGCCTGCATCGCCATCTGTCCCGGATGGTGCGCAGCGCGGCGGCGTTTGGCATTCCCTTCGATCCCGGGCCGTCCGAGGCGATGTTGGCAGACATTGTCAGTGATACACCGCTGCGTTGCCGCCTGACGCTCGACGTGGAGGGGCGATTTGACATGACCACTGCGCCACTGGGGGAACTCCCAGCAGAGTGGCGGCTGGGCATCGCAGACATCCGGCTTGATGCCGACGACCCGTGGCTACGGCATAAGACCACCCGCCGCGCGCTTTATGACAGCGCCCGGGCAGCTCTGTCGGCAGGCATCGACGAGCTGGTTTTCCTCAATCAGCGCGCTGAGGTTTGCGAAGGCACTATTACCAATATCTTTGTGACGCTTGCAGGTGGGCAGGTGGTGACGCCGCCGCTCGGCTGCGGCCTTCTGCCCGGCATCCTGCGGCAGGAGATGCTGGAGCGCGGTCTATGCGGCGAGGCGGTGCTGAGCCTTGAGGACCTGAAGGGGGCGCAATCCATTCATATGGGCAATTCCCTGCGCGGGCTGATCCCGGCCAAGCTGGTCTGAAACTGATCTGAAAAGGACGGGGGCGCGCCCGCGGACAAGAACCCCGGGCTGGGGGCAGCGGCTCTTTGCCCTTGGGCCCGGCAGCGCGCCGGGCGGCGCGCTGGGGTGGCACCACAGCGCCGCCCGCGCCGCGCCGAAGGCGGGGCGCCACGCCCAACTCGTCTGGCCGGATCGCGCAGCGATGGGGCGCAGAGGGGGCAGGAGCCTTTGCGCCGACGTGGCGAGAGGGCAAAAACGGGCATCTGACGGGGCGAATGCGCCCTGTTTGC
This genomic stretch from Phaeobacter gallaeciensis harbors:
- a CDS encoding aminotransferase class IV family protein → MESPVRPDDATSDTTSDAIKGDPAFRLIETLGWHPGEGGRRLHRHLSRMVRSAAAFGIPFDPGPSEAMLADIVSDTPLRCRLTLDVEGRFDMTTAPLGELPAEWRLGIADIRLDADDPWLRHKTTRRALYDSARAALSAGIDELVFLNQRAEVCEGTITNIFVTLAGGQVVTPPLGCGLLPGILRQEMLERGLCGEAVLSLEDLKGAQSIHMGNSLRGLIPAKLV